Proteins encoded within one genomic window of Amorphoplanes friuliensis DSM 7358:
- a CDS encoding S8 family peptidase produces MKHSHPSMELLTSRHAASPSPGETYMRRTARWTVAAATLIAVAIPGVAHAAERAVLAAPGAEVVPDSYVVVLKQDRAAVAGQARTLATRHNAKVQQTYSHALRGFAATMNAQQARRMAADPAVAYVQPNVIHRASDTQTNPPSYGLDRIDQRNRPLNSAYTYSTGAANVHAYVIDTGIRTTHQDFGGRAVSGFDAVDGGTADDCNGHGTHVAGTVGGTSYGVAKSAQLVAVRVLNCEGSGTTAQVVAGIDWVTANATKPAVANMSLGGGADAALDAAVNSSISSGVSYAIAAGNGFLGLFALDACTQSPARVPAALTVSAVDNADKKSSWANRGTCVDVFAPGINITSAWGTGDTATSTISGTSMAAPHVAGAAALYLAGHPSATPAEVHTAIVSNATPGVVTSPGTGSPNRLLYTGAF; encoded by the coding sequence ATGAAGCATTCTCATCCATCGATGGAACTGTTAACGTCACGGCACGCAGCCAGCCCGTCACCTGGGGAGACGTACATGCGCAGAACCGCTCGCTGGACAGTTGCCGCCGCCACCCTGATCGCCGTCGCGATCCCGGGCGTCGCCCACGCCGCCGAACGTGCCGTCCTCGCCGCACCCGGCGCGGAGGTGGTGCCCGACAGCTACGTCGTGGTGCTCAAGCAGGACCGGGCGGCCGTCGCCGGACAGGCCCGCACCCTCGCCACCCGGCACAACGCCAAGGTGCAGCAGACCTACTCGCACGCGCTGCGCGGATTTGCCGCCACGATGAACGCCCAGCAGGCCCGGCGCATGGCCGCGGACCCGGCCGTCGCCTACGTGCAACCCAACGTGATCCACCGCGCGAGCGACACCCAGACCAACCCGCCCTCGTACGGCCTCGACCGCATCGACCAGCGGAATCGGCCGCTGAACTCGGCGTACACCTACTCCACCGGTGCGGCGAACGTGCACGCGTACGTCATCGACACCGGCATCCGTACCACCCACCAGGACTTCGGCGGCCGGGCGGTGAGCGGCTTCGACGCCGTCGACGGCGGCACCGCCGACGACTGCAACGGCCACGGCACCCACGTCGCGGGCACGGTCGGCGGCACCTCGTACGGTGTGGCCAAGAGCGCCCAGCTGGTCGCCGTCCGCGTGCTGAACTGCGAAGGCAGCGGCACCACCGCCCAGGTCGTCGCGGGCATCGACTGGGTCACGGCCAACGCCACCAAGCCCGCAGTCGCCAACATGAGCCTCGGCGGCGGCGCGGACGCGGCCCTGGACGCCGCCGTCAACAGCTCGATCAGCTCCGGCGTCAGCTACGCGATCGCGGCCGGCAACGGCTTCCTCGGCCTCTTCGCCCTGGACGCCTGCACCCAGTCCCCGGCCCGCGTCCCGGCGGCCCTCACCGTCTCGGCGGTCGACAACGCGGACAAGAAATCCAGCTGGGCCAACCGCGGCACCTGCGTCGACGTCTTCGCCCCCGGCATCAACATCACCTCCGCCTGGGGCACCGGCGACACCGCCACCAGCACCATCAGCGGCACCTCGATGGCAGCCCCGCACGTCGCCGGCGCCGCCGCCCTCTACCTGGCGGGTCACCCGTCCGCGACCCCCGCCGAAGTCCACACGGCGATCGTCTCCAACGCCACCCCAGGCGTCGTGACCAGCCCCGGAACCGGATCCCCCAACCGCCTCCTCTACACCGGAGCATTCTGA
- a CDS encoding TetR/AcrR family transcriptional regulator, which yields MRADARQNHTRLLEAAARAFAEHGPEASLKAIAKDAGVGIGTLYRRFPTREDLVEATYRNEVVRLAGTAGELLAEHPPVDALRAWMVRYADFMATKYGMAGALRAVLADEGGRMQTRALLTEALASILAAGVADGTIAAGLDPYDVLMSLGGISIVAGEKDQGDRVHRLIDLLLNGIAAR from the coding sequence ATGCGCGCCGACGCCCGGCAGAACCACACCCGCCTGCTGGAAGCCGCCGCCCGGGCCTTTGCCGAGCACGGCCCGGAGGCCTCGCTCAAGGCCATCGCCAAGGACGCCGGGGTCGGCATCGGCACGCTCTACCGGCGGTTCCCGACCCGCGAGGACCTGGTCGAGGCGACCTATCGCAACGAGGTGGTGAGGCTCGCCGGCACCGCCGGTGAGCTGCTCGCCGAGCATCCGCCCGTCGACGCGTTGCGGGCCTGGATGGTCCGGTACGCGGATTTCATGGCCACGAAGTACGGCATGGCCGGGGCGCTACGGGCAGTCCTGGCCGACGAGGGTGGCCGCATGCAGACGCGGGCGCTGCTGACGGAGGCGCTCGCGTCCATCCTGGCGGCGGGTGTGGCGGACGGGACGATCGCCGCCGGCCTCGACCCGTACGACGTGCTGATGAGCCTCGGCGGCATTTCCATCGTGGCGGGTGAGAAGGATCAGGGTGATCGTGTGCACCGCCTGATCGACCTGCTCCTCAACGGGATCGCAGCTCGCTGA
- a CDS encoding MerR family transcriptional regulator: MELLPIGELARRTGLTVKAIRFYADRGIVPPTGRSASGHRRYDTAAVARLELVRTLRELGLDLATIRRVVDREADLAEVAATHADALAVQIRTLSRRHAVLSAVARHKSTPEEMDLMHRLARLSAHERRHLIDTFLGTAFAGLPNFAGITRTLTPELPDDPEPAQLEAWVELAELVQDPGFAARLRLLAELYTDVRSPGLPRPDPVALVRDHDASVDAVLAHYPDREQLTSYLEAAADPRRERYLELLSVINGWPPPEPLTPVLTRFLSELRSR, encoded by the coding sequence ATGGAGCTGCTCCCGATCGGCGAACTGGCCCGGCGCACCGGTCTGACGGTCAAGGCCATCCGGTTCTACGCCGACCGGGGCATCGTGCCGCCCACCGGGCGCAGCGCGTCGGGTCACCGCCGCTACGACACCGCGGCCGTGGCGCGGCTCGAACTCGTGCGCACCCTGCGCGAACTGGGCCTCGACCTCGCCACGATCCGCCGGGTCGTCGACCGGGAGGCCGACCTCGCCGAGGTCGCCGCCACCCACGCCGACGCCCTGGCGGTGCAGATCCGCACGCTCAGCCGGCGCCACGCGGTGCTCAGCGCGGTGGCCCGGCACAAGTCGACCCCCGAGGAGATGGATCTCATGCACCGCCTGGCCCGGCTCTCCGCACACGAACGCCGCCATTTGATCGACACGTTCCTCGGCACGGCCTTCGCCGGCCTGCCGAACTTCGCCGGGATCACCCGCACGCTGACACCCGAGCTGCCCGACGACCCGGAGCCGGCCCAGCTCGAAGCCTGGGTCGAGCTCGCCGAGCTCGTCCAGGACCCCGGCTTCGCCGCCCGGCTGCGCCTGCTCGCCGAGCTCTACACCGACGTCCGCTCCCCCGGCCTCCCCCGTCCCGACCCGGTCGCCCTGGTACGCGACCACGATGCGTCCGTCGACGCCGTGCTGGCCCACTATCCCGACCGGGAGCAGTTGACGTCCTACCTCGAGGCGGCCGCCGACCCGCGCCGTGAGCGGTACCTGGAACTGCTGTCGGTGATCAACGGCTGGCCGCCACCCGAGCCGCTGACACCGGTGCTGACCCGGTTCCTCAGCGAGCTGCGATCCCGTTGA
- a CDS encoding YdeI/OmpD-associated family protein, with amino-acid sequence MRFTTELQPTGGTTAGFQVEDKIVTALGGGGRPKVVVTVNGFEWRGSIAKMGGAYWLGVSAERRTAAGITAGETYDVDVVLDTAVREVEVPEDLAAALKAEPAAEEFWNSMSYSNKSWHALQITGAKTEETRARRIAKSVSMLREGKAR; translated from the coding sequence ATGAGGTTCACAACAGAACTCCAGCCAACCGGCGGCACCACAGCCGGCTTCCAAGTCGAGGACAAGATAGTGACAGCCCTGGGCGGAGGCGGCCGCCCCAAGGTCGTGGTCACGGTCAACGGCTTCGAATGGCGCGGCTCAATTGCCAAAATGGGCGGCGCCTACTGGCTGGGCGTCAGCGCGGAACGCCGCACAGCCGCCGGAATCACGGCAGGTGAGACCTACGACGTGGACGTGGTCCTGGACACCGCAGTCCGCGAGGTCGAAGTACCCGAGGATCTGGCCGCGGCGCTGAAGGCCGAACCCGCCGCCGAAGAATTCTGGAACAGCATGTCCTACAGCAACAAGAGCTGGCACGCCCTCCAGATCACAGGCGCAAAGACAGAAGAGACACGAGCGCGCCGGATAGCGAAGTCGGTGTCAATGCTTCGGGAAGGCAAGGCCCGTTAA
- a CDS encoding SDR family NAD(P)-dependent oxidoreductase: MTPFGATSTAAEVIAGADLTGRHMIVTGGASGIGLETARALTGAGATVTLAVRDVGTGEKVAADLGGDIRVAHLDLADHASITTFVAGWDGPLHALINNAGIMATPLLRTPEGWELQFATNHLGHFALTLGLHDALAAGNARIVSVSSVGHITADINFTDVNFSRREYDPWVAYGQSKTANILFAVEAARRWAGDGITANALNPGRIVGTGLTRHIGDVVPADPHVSWKNAAQGAATSVLLAASPLTADVTGRYYEDCAEAVPHVPGVRRGVAAYAMDPDRAARLWDLSLGLLGR, encoded by the coding sequence ATGACACCCTTCGGAGCCACCTCCACCGCCGCCGAGGTCATCGCCGGTGCCGACCTCACCGGCCGGCACATGATCGTCACCGGCGGCGCCTCCGGCATCGGCCTCGAGACCGCGCGAGCCCTGACCGGCGCCGGCGCAACCGTCACCCTCGCCGTCCGCGACGTCGGCACGGGTGAAAAAGTCGCGGCCGACCTCGGCGGCGACATCCGCGTCGCCCACCTCGACCTGGCCGACCACGCTTCGATCACCACTTTCGTGGCCGGCTGGGACGGACCCCTGCACGCGCTGATCAACAACGCGGGCATCATGGCCACCCCACTGCTGCGAACCCCCGAAGGCTGGGAACTCCAGTTCGCCACCAACCACCTCGGGCACTTCGCCCTGACCCTCGGCCTGCACGACGCACTCGCCGCCGGCAACGCCCGGATCGTGTCCGTCAGCTCCGTCGGGCACATCACCGCCGACATCAACTTCACCGACGTCAACTTCTCGCGCCGGGAGTACGACCCGTGGGTCGCGTACGGGCAGTCGAAGACCGCGAACATTCTCTTCGCGGTGGAAGCAGCACGGCGATGGGCCGGCGACGGCATCACGGCCAACGCGCTGAACCCCGGCCGCATCGTCGGCACCGGCCTGACCCGGCACATCGGGGACGTCGTGCCGGCCGACCCGCACGTCTCCTGGAAAAACGCCGCACAGGGCGCCGCCACCTCCGTACTGCTGGCCGCCTCCCCGCTGACAGCCGACGTGACCGGCCGCTACTACGAGGACTGCGCCGAGGCGGTACCCCACGTTCCCGGCGTACGACGGGGTGTGGCCGCGTACGCGATGGACCCGGACCGGGCCGCCCGGCTCTGGGACCTCTCCCTGGGTTTGCTCGGTCGGTAA
- a CDS encoding SMI1/KNR4 family protein, with the protein MTNWVDGAIDDPRPASDTAVRQAEDELEVSLPSEFLAVARVHQGAAPVPAGIDLPNGFSTAVDHLLHFEDSPFVSNIVAAIFPLLDVLDEGIIPFAADVGGDFFCFDYRADTNHPSIAFWSVDWGVVPLAPNFATFLDMLRA; encoded by the coding sequence ATGACGAACTGGGTGGACGGGGCGATCGATGACCCGCGGCCGGCGTCGGACACCGCGGTGCGACAGGCGGAGGACGAACTAGAGGTCTCCCTGCCTTCGGAATTCCTTGCTGTAGCACGAGTCCATCAGGGCGCCGCTCCGGTCCCCGCCGGGATCGACCTGCCCAACGGCTTCAGCACCGCGGTCGATCACCTCCTTCATTTCGAGGACTCCCCGTTCGTCAGCAACATCGTCGCCGCCATATTTCCCCTGCTCGACGTCCTGGACGAAGGCATCATCCCGTTCGCCGCCGACGTGGGCGGCGACTTCTTCTGCTTCGACTACCGCGCAGACACCAACCACCCGTCAATCGCCTTCTGGAGCGTGGACTGGGGCGTCGTGCCACTGGCACCGAACTTCGCCACGTTCCTGGACATGCTGCGCGCCTAG
- a CDS encoding peroxidase family protein — protein MKRHMRENYYVVGEGILTTDGKSGVCERPSTEASLRKFRFSRLVPKGGTISTTILEKIATAMTAAPSAEQPVQPESADPPVPAGYTYLGQFVDHDLTLDNTARALGEHVTVNELLQGRSPALDLDSLYGRGPGDRDDDRFYAPDKLKLRVGLTAAIDGPGTNVNLNGYDLPRVTQGSTKAERQRALIPDHRNDENLVVAQTHLAFIRFHNRIVDLLADQGVPGTILFDRAKELVVRHYQWMLRTDFLPRIVDKDIVEDVFTNGRKFFEVPAGGQANGQYRHIKSGDTPTMPIEFSVAAYRLGHSMVRAAYDWNRIFSGNRGTLPFLFIFSGTSGNFDPFSPNINDQESGLFERLPTNWAVDWRRMYDFAGETGRDDLAAPQGFNIAQRIDTQVVNPLAKMPEGTFGGNGTPPPAIQLNLAFRNLVRANMVELCSGQEAAKFLGFTPLTPEQVINDVVAGVLNPDEQTEFGNQTPLWFYILREAELNGGRLTGVGGRIVAEVFHRAIEGSRISTVQDPTWRPSLGPDPDTFRMVDLLLFAFENRGDLLAPLGDVAPTPPSA, from the coding sequence GTGAAACGCCACATGCGCGAGAACTACTACGTGGTCGGCGAGGGGATCCTGACCACGGACGGCAAGAGCGGGGTGTGCGAACGCCCGTCCACCGAGGCATCGCTGCGGAAGTTCCGATTCTCCCGCCTCGTGCCCAAGGGCGGGACGATCAGCACGACCATCCTCGAGAAGATCGCCACGGCGATGACCGCGGCGCCCTCGGCGGAACAGCCGGTCCAGCCGGAATCCGCCGACCCGCCGGTCCCGGCCGGCTACACCTACCTGGGCCAGTTCGTCGACCACGACCTGACCCTCGACAACACCGCCCGCGCCCTGGGCGAGCACGTCACCGTCAACGAGCTCCTGCAGGGCCGCTCACCGGCCCTCGACCTCGACTCCCTGTACGGCCGCGGCCCCGGCGACCGCGACGACGACCGCTTCTACGCGCCCGACAAGCTCAAGCTCCGCGTCGGCCTCACCGCGGCGATCGACGGCCCCGGCACCAACGTCAACCTCAACGGGTACGACCTGCCGCGCGTCACCCAGGGCTCGACCAAGGCCGAACGCCAGCGGGCCCTCATCCCGGACCACCGCAACGACGAGAACCTCGTGGTCGCACAGACCCACCTGGCGTTCATCCGCTTCCACAACCGGATCGTCGACCTGCTCGCCGACCAGGGCGTCCCGGGCACCATCCTCTTCGACCGCGCCAAGGAACTCGTGGTGCGGCACTACCAGTGGATGCTGCGCACCGACTTCCTGCCCCGCATCGTCGACAAGGACATCGTCGAGGACGTCTTCACCAACGGCCGGAAATTCTTCGAGGTCCCGGCGGGCGGACAAGCCAACGGGCAATACCGGCACATCAAATCCGGCGACACACCGACGATGCCGATCGAGTTCTCGGTGGCCGCGTACAGGCTGGGTCACAGCATGGTGCGGGCCGCGTACGACTGGAACCGGATCTTCTCCGGCAACCGGGGCACCCTGCCGTTCCTGTTCATCTTCAGCGGGACGAGCGGCAACTTCGACCCGTTCAGCCCCAACATCAACGACCAGGAATCCGGCCTCTTCGAACGCCTCCCGACCAACTGGGCGGTCGACTGGCGGCGCATGTACGACTTCGCCGGCGAAACCGGACGCGACGATCTGGCCGCGCCGCAAGGGTTCAACATCGCGCAGCGCATCGACACGCAGGTCGTGAACCCGCTCGCCAAAATGCCGGAAGGAACCTTCGGCGGCAACGGCACCCCGCCGCCGGCGATCCAGCTCAACCTGGCCTTCCGCAACCTCGTCCGGGCCAACATGGTCGAGCTGTGCAGCGGCCAGGAGGCCGCCAAGTTCCTCGGCTTCACCCCGCTCACACCGGAACAGGTCATCAACGACGTGGTGGCCGGTGTGCTCAACCCCGACGAGCAGACAGAATTCGGGAACCAGACGCCGCTCTGGTTCTACATCCTCCGCGAAGCCGAACTCAACGGCGGCCGGCTCACCGGCGTCGGCGGCCGCATCGTCGCCGAGGTCTTCCACCGGGCGATCGAAGGCAGCCGCATCTCGACCGTCCAGGACCCGACCTGGCGCCCGTCATTGGGCCCGGACCCGGACACGTTCCGGATGGTCGACCTGCTGCTGTTCGCGTTCGAGAACCGCGGCGACCTGCTCGCGCCCCTCGGTGACGTCGCACCTACGCCGCCGAGCGCCTGA